From one Salinibacterium hongtaonis genomic stretch:
- a CDS encoding CPBP family intramembrane glutamic endopeptidase, with translation MKKLRAASPIWHAVVWILAYVLIVTVGDWISAIIGVPNSATAPLVLLLSIVLVLYVTRNGWARYYGLIALRRDQFQRTLLYIPLVVLALLQFTLGLRADLDVRAVLLTVLLMLGVGFAEELVFRGFLFRALLSESTLPRAIIISGLTFGVGHLVNLARGYSGAEQIVQIAVAIVLGVVLAMLFAVSGTIVPLIAFHALFNISGDLSAANSDREGLILAATIVISAGYAAYLAVVLRKHGAHPMFA, from the coding sequence GTGAAAAAACTCCGCGCTGCGAGCCCGATCTGGCACGCTGTTGTCTGGATCCTGGCGTATGTGCTCATCGTCACCGTGGGCGACTGGATATCTGCCATCATCGGCGTGCCGAACTCGGCGACCGCTCCCCTGGTGCTGCTGCTCTCGATCGTGCTCGTTCTCTATGTGACGAGAAACGGATGGGCACGCTATTACGGCCTTATCGCCCTGCGCAGGGACCAGTTTCAGAGAACACTGCTGTATATACCGCTGGTGGTTCTTGCCCTGCTGCAATTCACTCTGGGATTGCGGGCAGACCTCGATGTGAGGGCGGTGCTGCTGACCGTCCTGCTGATGCTCGGAGTCGGATTCGCCGAAGAGCTCGTGTTCCGCGGGTTTCTCTTTCGGGCTCTCCTGAGTGAGAGCACGCTCCCCCGCGCCATCATCATCTCGGGGCTCACCTTCGGCGTCGGGCACCTCGTGAATCTCGCGCGGGGTTACAGCGGTGCGGAGCAGATCGTGCAGATCGCCGTCGCCATCGTTCTCGGCGTAGTGCTCGCCATGCTCTTCGCCGTATCGGGCACGATCGTGCCACTCATCGCGTTCCACGCGCTGTTCAACATCAGCGGCGACCTCAGCGCGGCGAACTCAGATCGGGAGGGGCTGATACTGGCCGCGACGATCGTCATTAGCGCCGGTTACGCTGCGTACCTGGCGGTGGTACTCCGCAAGCATGGAGCGCATCCGATGTTCGCCTGA
- a CDS encoding pyridoxamine 5'-phosphate oxidase family protein, which translates to MPASDENPITPLSTEECWDLLPASDLGRLAVSVGGAPDIFPVNYVVDGRSLLFRTAEGTKLLELTINSTVAFEADGWDDDTAWSVVVRGGARVLELQDEIFRADTLPLRPWTPTLKYRYVRITPDVVTGRRIIRGEEPDRYLV; encoded by the coding sequence ATGCCCGCCAGTGACGAGAATCCGATTACGCCGCTCAGCACGGAAGAGTGCTGGGATCTGCTGCCCGCGAGCGACCTGGGGCGGTTGGCCGTAAGCGTGGGGGGAGCCCCCGACATCTTTCCCGTGAACTATGTGGTCGACGGTCGTTCGCTTCTCTTTCGCACGGCTGAGGGCACCAAACTGCTAGAGCTGACGATCAATAGCACGGTTGCTTTCGAAGCGGATGGATGGGATGACGACACCGCCTGGAGCGTCGTGGTGCGTGGTGGCGCCAGGGTGCTTGAGCTGCAGGACGAGATCTTTAGGGCAGACACTCTGCCGCTGCGACCGTGGACTCCCACACTCAAATATCGCTACGTGCGCATCACGCCCGATGTTGTGACGGGCCGCAGGATCATCCGCGGGGAAGAGCCTGACCGCTACCTCGTGTAG
- a CDS encoding GGDEF domain-containing protein, with product MLDILTLRVIFAIVALVLLAHIYFVTYRSTRSSYSRWWSCAFLLIMSGSSAYLLNGTQHQAWANPLGNLLLVSAAVAVWGGARSLSGKPLNPWHAAAGPLLAVVAAAFDSPSTHVWPGGAVFLALVAVHSGLAAVEFFRLDSREWHGVRALASAAGLFSLFYWGRCVAFLVDGPDGTVFQSAFGSEVTTVAVTAFFVFGAFSITTLSHEQVASRLRAEASRDGLTGVLNRAGFLQQAQRPRKNDAALILTDLDGYKAVNDTYGHQTGDQALQAFAAACLASVRETDLVGRYGGDEFIILLTGASLEQAERAASEISRRLRDAKPPELDLWPTVSCGVTPLHPNTLNLEAAIAAADAALYEAKALGRDRVVRARPTGRVS from the coding sequence GTGCTAGACATTCTGACCCTGCGCGTTATTTTCGCAATCGTGGCGTTAGTCCTGCTCGCGCACATCTACTTCGTCACGTACAGGAGCACACGCTCGTCCTACAGCCGGTGGTGGAGTTGTGCCTTCCTGCTCATCATGAGTGGCTCATCCGCCTACCTCCTCAACGGCACGCAGCATCAGGCGTGGGCGAACCCCTTGGGCAATCTCCTGCTGGTGTCTGCAGCGGTGGCGGTGTGGGGAGGCGCCCGATCGCTCAGCGGCAAGCCGCTTAATCCATGGCATGCCGCAGCGGGACCCCTGCTTGCGGTCGTTGCCGCCGCATTCGATTCGCCCTCGACGCACGTCTGGCCGGGCGGAGCCGTGTTTCTCGCACTCGTTGCCGTGCACAGCGGCCTCGCTGCGGTCGAGTTCTTTCGACTCGACAGCCGGGAGTGGCACGGCGTGCGAGCACTCGCTAGCGCTGCTGGTCTTTTTTCGCTGTTCTACTGGGGACGCTGCGTGGCCTTCCTGGTCGATGGACCCGACGGCACAGTGTTCCAGAGCGCATTCGGCAGCGAGGTCACCACGGTTGCGGTCACCGCATTCTTTGTCTTTGGTGCGTTCTCCATAACAACCCTCAGCCACGAGCAGGTGGCGAGCCGGCTTCGCGCCGAGGCCTCCAGGGACGGCCTCACCGGAGTCTTGAACCGCGCCGGGTTTCTGCAACAAGCACAACGGCCACGTAAGAATGACGCGGCACTCATCCTCACCGATCTGGATGGCTACAAGGCCGTCAACGATACCTACGGCCATCAAACCGGGGACCAAGCACTCCAGGCGTTTGCGGCAGCATGCCTTGCGAGCGTTCGCGAGACCGACTTGGTGGGCCGCTACGGCGGCGACGAGTTCATCATTCTCCTCACCGGGGCGTCCCTTGAGCAGGCCGAGCGGGCGGCGAGCGAGATCAGTCGCCGCCTTCGCGACGCGAAACCGCCGGAGTTGGACCTGTGGCCAACCGTGAGCTGCGGGGTCACCCCGCTACACCCCAACACGCTCAATCTAGAGGCGGCGATTGCCGCTGCGGATGCTGCGCTCTACGAGGCCAAAGCCCTGGGACGCGACCGCGTGGTGCGGGCACGCCCCACCGGGCGGGTCTCCTAA
- a CDS encoding APC family permease — MTSAKDASLGPDPSGLKRNITGLFLFLFILGDVLGAGIYALVGEIAGQTGGAVWVPLGVALVLALLTAGSYSELVTKYPKAGGSAVFAEKAYHSPLISFLVGFCMLAAGVVSAAALALAFSGDYLAQFIEIPPVLGAILFLVLVALINMRGIKESMQANFVMTSIELSGLLIVLIAVGIFVGGGGGDATRLTEFTPGTTPFLAVMAGALLAYYSYVGFETSANIVEEIRNPAKVYPRTLFAALITAGLLYMLVAAAATITVPVDSLADSTGPLLTVIEATGTGIPGWLFSAIALIAVANGALLTMIMASRLAYGMAKQGLMPAALGRVLPQRGTPWVAIVATTLVAMVLTFTGGLAVLAGTVVVLLLFVFLSTNIAVLVLRRDKVDHDHFRVWTVIPVLGALSCIGLMTQQGWDVWLRAGILIAIGAVLFLASRLWGRRSARRPQEEGKESKAGKAER; from the coding sequence ATGACCTCTGCGAAGGATGCCTCATTAGGCCCCGACCCGTCTGGCCTCAAGCGCAACATCACGGGACTGTTTCTCTTTCTCTTCATCCTGGGAGATGTGCTCGGTGCCGGTATCTATGCCCTTGTGGGCGAAATCGCCGGGCAAACCGGGGGTGCAGTGTGGGTTCCGCTCGGTGTTGCGCTCGTGCTTGCCCTGCTTACGGCCGGGTCATATTCAGAGCTCGTGACCAAGTACCCAAAGGCGGGCGGATCTGCCGTCTTCGCGGAGAAGGCCTATCACAGCCCTCTCATCTCGTTCCTCGTGGGCTTCTGCATGCTTGCCGCGGGCGTTGTGAGCGCTGCCGCGCTCGCCCTCGCCTTCTCCGGTGACTACCTTGCCCAGTTCATTGAGATTCCTCCCGTGCTCGGGGCCATCCTCTTTCTCGTGCTCGTAGCGCTCATCAACATGCGCGGCATCAAAGAGTCGATGCAGGCCAATTTTGTGATGACCTCAATTGAGCTCAGCGGGCTGCTCATCGTGTTGATCGCCGTCGGCATCTTTGTGGGGGGCGGTGGCGGCGACGCCACCAGACTCACCGAGTTCACGCCGGGAACGACCCCGTTTCTCGCCGTGATGGCCGGGGCGCTCCTGGCCTACTACTCGTACGTGGGGTTCGAGACGTCGGCGAACATCGTGGAGGAGATTCGCAACCCCGCCAAGGTGTATCCCCGCACCCTGTTCGCCGCACTGATCACGGCAGGGCTGCTTTATATGCTCGTCGCGGCAGCAGCCACCATCACGGTGCCGGTTGACTCACTGGCGGATTCGACGGGCCCCCTGTTGACCGTGATTGAGGCAACGGGAACCGGCATCCCCGGCTGGTTGTTCAGCGCGATCGCCCTCATTGCGGTGGCCAACGGGGCGCTGCTGACCATGATCATGGCGAGCCGACTTGCCTACGGAATGGCCAAACAGGGGCTCATGCCTGCAGCGTTGGGGCGGGTTTTGCCCCAGCGGGGCACGCCGTGGGTGGCGATTGTTGCGACGACTCTCGTGGCCATGGTGCTCACCTTCACCGGGGGGCTCGCGGTGCTCGCCGGCACGGTCGTCGTGCTGCTGCTCTTCGTCTTTCTCAGCACCAACATCGCCGTGCTCGTGTTGCGCCGAGACAAGGTCGACCACGACCACTTCAGGGTGTGGACGGTGATTCCTGTGCTCGGGGCACTCTCCTGCATCGGCCTGATGACGCAGCAGGGATGGGATGTCTGGTTGCGTGCGGGCATCCTCATCGCAATTGGGGCGGTGCTGTTTCTGGCGTCACGACTGTGGGGTCGGCGGTCTGCGCGGCGACCCCAGGAGGAGGGCAAGGAGAGCAAGGCGGGCAAGGCGGAGCGTTAG